DNA from Mycobacterium bourgelatii:
ACCTGGGCTCCGTCCGGTGGGAACCAACAGCCATGGAAATTCGTCGTGTTGCGGTCGGCGGAGGCTCGCGCGGTTGTGACGGACGGGGCGGTGCGGGCCTGGAATGCAATGATTGACTTTTACAACCTTTCGCTTCCCGAGGACGGCGCTGCTGATAGGAAGTCCCGGGCGTTGCGGACCATGGCCGAGCACACCCGGATCGGAGGTGGTGCGCCGGCACTCGTCATGTTCTGTATCCGACCTCAGGAGGGGGCCGACGAACTCCAACAGGGGGGTTCGATCTTTCCTGCTGTGCAGAACTTTCTGCTGGCCGCGCGAGCTCAGGGCCTGGGCGCGGCGATCACGCTGTGGCACTACTTGTGTGAGGCCGAGTTACGCGCTGTGGCAGGCATACCCGACGGATGGCAGATCGCGGCGTTGCTCACCGTGGGCTGGCCGAAGGGTCGACACCACCCGGTGCGGCGCAAACCGTTGTCCGAAGTGGCGGTGATCGATCACTGGGATAAACCGTGGCAGAGAGGATCTGGCGGATAAGCAGTTCATCACGCTGCCGTAGGCTCGATGGTCGTGACGGACCGCCCGGAGATCTCGCTCTATCTGCGCACTTTTAGCGACCAGCCGAACCAGGACTGGAACGCCGCCCTGCAGGCGGCGCGCGCCATGGATGCCGCCGGTGTCGACCGGGTGGTGGTGTCCGACCACGTTGTGTTCGGTGAGAATCTCGGCGCCTACAGCGACCCCGCTGTGGGGGGAACGCCCGGCGGCAAGCAGCCAACCGGCCCGGACGGTGACTGGCTGGAGCCGCTGATTTTCCTGACTGCCGTGGCGGCGACCACCAGCCGCATCAGGCTTGGAACCGGCGTGCTGCTCGCCGCGCTACGACGACCCGCGGTGCTGGCCAAGCAGGTGGCAACCATCGATGTGCTGTCGGGCGGACGCGTCGACCTTGGGGTCGGGATCGGTTGGCAACGTGAGGAATACGAGGCCGCCGGGTTACCGTTCCGGCGGCGCGGACGGCTACTGGACCACACGCTGGAGGTGTGCCAAGCGTTGTGGACACAGCAACGTGCCTCCTACAGTGCGCCCGAGTTAGCGTTCGACGGCATTCACCAGATGCCCAAACCCGTCCAGCCGGGCGGCGTTCCCATCTGGGTGAGCGGCACCGTCAACCCCGCCGTGGCCCGACGACTGAACCGTTTCGGCCAGCGCTGGATCCCGTGGGGCCCGGCGATCACTGATCTCAAGGGCGCCATCCCGGCCATGCAGCAGGCGATCGCTGATGTCGGTGGCGACCCAAGTGAATTGCGGGTCCAGGCATCCGCTGCCTTGGTGAAGGGCGCGGATCGCTCGATCGACGTGCGGGCCACCGTTGCAGCCGTCCCGCAGATCTTGGCGGACGGGGGCCCGACCATCCATGACATCCGTTTCTCTGGAACCCTTCCTAGCGACCCCGACCGAGCTGCCGAGGTGCTAGCCGAGTTGGTCAGCGCATTCAGAGCCGTCACCGGGTGACGGCGGCTTGCGCCGCGCGATCAAGGCCGCCGAGTGTGAATTCTGCTACGCGACACGGCGATTCAACGTCATGTGATTCACACTCGGCGGGGTAGCAGCGCGGGGTCGCAGCGGTCGGTCACATCCCCACGACGAGATCGTTGAATTGCGGGCAATAGGTCCGCACCGAGATCGCCACATAGGCGTTGGCGACGCCCGCATATGTCGGATTGGCGGTCTGGAAGTCGGTGACAACCGCTTGCACGGTGCTTCCGGCGCTGATGTTCTGGCACACCGTTTTGCCGTTGAGCACAGCCTCTTTGGGATTGGAGAACGAAATGCCGCGGTCGTTGAGCGACCGAATGTACTCCTCGTCCTGAGCGGGCGTCGACGTGATCGATTCGGCGATCAGCGGCGAGGTTGTCGCCGGTGCCGTCGAAACCGGCGGTGCGTTGGCCGTCGTGGTCTTCTTCGTAGTCAGCACCAAGCTCGCCACAATGATCACCGTCGCCAACCCGACACCGATGAGCAGGAGCGCTGCGGCTCTACTCCACACCGTGCTCCACGACTGGGTGGCGGTCTCAGGTTCGCCCTGCGCTTCGGCTGATTCGCCGACTGGTTTGCGCGGGGGCGGCGGTGGTGCCCGGAAGTCGTTCTCGCTCGACCACGCGAGGCCGGCGGATTCGTCGGGAGAGGGGCTGGGCACACCGCCGGTCTCGTGTCTCGGCGGGACGCCGTCGGCCATGAGGCCCATGGTAGCCAGCGGAGCCGAAGAAAGACGAACGGGTCAGGTCAGGTGGCGGTCTCGCCACCTCTTCAGCCGGCTCGTCGGCGCCTGTATCGCGGCCATCACCGAACTCATCGAAGGAGCCACTGACTTGGCGTGGACGGCCGGTTCTGCGAGTGGTGGCCGGTCGCCCTCCCACCATGTCGGCTGTAGCAGCGCCGTCACAACCGGAATCGCCTGCTCCACACTGTTACGTCCCCACTGACATGCCCGATCAATGGCGGTGGCCGAGGGTGCGAGGTTGATCGCGGACAGCGTCGGCTCGAATCGGACTAGGTGGTCGACATAAGGCAGATTGCGCACGATCTGCAGCTGGATCGCCTGGGTGATCGGGGCCAACCACATGTGCCGCGAGTCCCACTGGGGATGAAAACAGTCAAAGGCCAAGTAGCACGCGTTTCGGGTGCCCAGCCTGCCGTCGCGCACTCGTTTCCACGCCAACTCGACGGGCACGTTACTGGCCGCGCCGCCGTCGACGATGGCCGCGATGCCCCGGTCGGCACACAGCTGGTCCAGCAGCGGGACCATGCGGGGATCGCTGGATTCGTGGTGCAGCACGCCAGGAATGGCAGACGAGAAAGATGCCGCGTCGACGACGTCGAAGTCGAGGTCCGGATCGTCCCCACTGACAACGATGGGCTTTACCACTCGAAGGTCGATGAACGCTGCGACCTGCCACATGCGGGCCGCCACCAGCGGGCCCATGCCGATGGGGCGGAACGGCAGCGACCGCAATTGCAGGGCGGCCAGTTCCGGGTGCCGAAACCGTGAGGGCAGCTTCGCATACGGCTGCCTACGTACGCCGGCGATCACGACATCCAGCGGGATCGCCAGGTCCGACATGCGCATCCGTTCGCCGTCCTCACGGCTGAGCAGCGGGTTGGCGAATTTGTCGAACCGCAGCGCGAACAGGCCCGCCAGGCCGTGCCGGCGGCGCAGGCGCTCGGGTCCGAGGATGGCGCGGTAGGACACCGACTTTGCCCACGCCACGTAGTCGTCGATAGGCACCGGCAGCTCGCGGGCCACCAGGCTGCCCATGATCGACCCGAAGGACGAACCGACCATGTAGTCGGGCACTTGGCCGATTTCCAAGAGCCGTTGCATGCCGCCGATGTAGACGAATCCGGCGCCTCCGCCCCCACCCAGTACCGTGACCAACTTCTTGTAGCCGACCTCGGAGTCCAGTTCGTGGGCGGAGAAGTCGTTGGCGTGTCGCTCGATGAGCACCTGCCGCTGGTCGTTCTGTTCCGGCTCCAGAACCGCCAGGGTGTCGCGCGCGGCCTTCAGTGCGGTGACCGGATCCGGCTCCTCGCGCAGGGGCCCGAAGAGCGTGTCGATCACCCGTGACCGCCACGGCGCGACTTCGGCGCCCACCGAGACGTCCCCCCGGCCGCGGCTGCCACCCGGGCCGGCCGCGCCGGGCTCGAAATCGGCGAGTCGGGCGAAGTTGAGGATGTAGCGCAGCTTGCGCAGATCCTCGCTGCTGAGCACGTCCGGGTTGGCGAGGTTGTGCCGGACCAGGCGGCTCTCCATCTTCTGCAGCAGTAGCGCAGGGTCCACCGTTGGCAGGTCGACGGTGTCCAGGGCGGCATCGGTTTCGCGGGTTTCCTCGTCGATCTCGTCGATCCCGTCGATCCCGTCGAGTTCATCGAGGGCGTCGAGGGCGATTTCGTCGCTCTCCGGCAGAGCGTCGATCTCGTCGGGAGGTGCGCCGCGTTTGATTAGCCGGTTACGGATGGTGTCGGCTATCCGTATCTCCATCGGTCAGCGTCCTGGGACCGGCACGGTAGGCAGCGCTGAGGTCCCCGGCCAGCAGCCCAGCGGGCTGATCCCCTTGTTGATGGCGGCGGTGATGCAGTTCTGGACCACAACGTTGGGATCGTTGCTGATCGAGCGGGACAGGATCTCGTTCGCCTTGGCCTGTGCTTCGGCGGTCCGCTGGGATTCCTGCGCGATCGAGGTCTGGGCGCGTTGCTGGTTGAGCTGGTTGATCTTGTCTTCGGTGCCCTGGTCGTACTGGATGGTGGGGACGTTGACGTCGAAGATGTCTACTTGGCCGCTCACATCTTTGCGCATGATGTCGGCGGCGCGCCGGGCCAGGCCGGGCAGCGGCGAGACGTCGAGGTTCTGCGGGTCCAGCGGGTTGAAGGCGGCGAAAACCTCGTTGAGCGCGACCGACAGGTTGCGCTCGATCAGGTTGACCCGAACGTTGTCGAACGTCTTGTACTGCTGGAACAGTTCGGGCGCGGCGGCCTGCTTGAGTTGCCAACGGATGCTGACGTCAGCCCAGGCGGTTGATTGGTTGCCCAGGCGGACCATGATGCGTTCGTCGTGGCTGCCCACCTTGACGTATTTGTCGATTTGGACGGCGCCGTCCATCTGGTGGGTCATCTGCCATGGGAACTTGGCGTGAAAGCCGTTGTTCAGGCTCACCCCGGAGGGACGTCCGAAGGTCGTCACGATCGCGATCTGACGGGTGCCGACGATCACGAAGCAGCCGAGCAGGAAGCTCAGGACTGCCACTACCAGCGCGCCGATCGTGACCGTCCTGGCGGCCGCGCCTCCGCCGTCGCCGCGATTGAGTAGCCAGAACAAGCCCGCTACTCCAGCGACGATGAGGCCGATTACGAAGAACAGGATCTGCCAGGTCATCCCCCGACTCCTTCTGCTTGGTTTAGTGCCGACCGTGTTGTTTGGAAGACTAGGCTGCGGCCATGTCCATTGACCGTGCCGCACTCATTGCGGGCAGCATTCGACTCGCCTCTGGCATCTCCTTCCTTGTCGACCCCGTGCGAGCCAATCGGCTTTGGGGCGGTGGCTCGGAGGAGTCCTCTCCGACCGCACAGTTGTTGCTGCGCTCGATGGGTTACCGCGACGCGCTGATCGGTGGCTTGCTGACGACCGCGGCGCTGCGCGGCAAGAACACTCGAGGCTGGTTCCTTGCGTCCGGCGGTGCCGACGCGGCCGACCTGTTGGGCGGGCTCAGTGTGCATAGCGAACTCAAACCCGCGCAACGCGTCATCGGGTTGGGTGGTGCCGTCGTCGGTATCGGCGTCGGTTTGTGGGGCGCGGCGCGCCCGACCACCCGTCGCGATCAGCGGGCGCTGTCGGACACCGTCAGCGGCGACGAGTAGTCGACCATGGACTTTGGTGTTCTGACGTTTGTGACCGACGAGGGCATCGGCCCGGCAGAGCTTGGGGCGGCACTCGAAGAGCGCGGCTTCGAGTCCTTGTTTCTGGCTGAGCACACGCACATCCCGGTCAACCACTCGAGTCCCTATCCGGG
Protein-coding regions in this window:
- a CDS encoding nitroreductase family protein, coding for MSVAAQPPLDVWETMRTATTVRRYRDEPVSDEVLERCLLAATWAPSGGNQQPWKFVVLRSAEARAVVTDGAVRAWNAMIDFYNLSLPEDGAADRKSRALRTMAEHTRIGGGAPALVMFCIRPQEGADELQQGGSIFPAVQNFLLAARAQGLGAAITLWHYLCEAELRAVAGIPDGWQIAALLTVGWPKGRHHPVRRKPLSEVAVIDHWDKPWQRGSGG
- a CDS encoding TIGR03619 family F420-dependent LLM class oxidoreductase, encoding MVVTDRPEISLYLRTFSDQPNQDWNAALQAARAMDAAGVDRVVVSDHVVFGENLGAYSDPAVGGTPGGKQPTGPDGDWLEPLIFLTAVAATTSRIRLGTGVLLAALRRPAVLAKQVATIDVLSGGRVDLGVGIGWQREEYEAAGLPFRRRGRLLDHTLEVCQALWTQQRASYSAPELAFDGIHQMPKPVQPGGVPIWVSGTVNPAVARRLNRFGQRWIPWGPAITDLKGAIPAMQQAIADVGGDPSELRVQASAALVKGADRSIDVRATVAAVPQILADGGPTIHDIRFSGTLPSDPDRAAEVLAELVSAFRAVTG
- a CDS encoding DUF732 domain-containing protein, with the translated sequence MADGVPPRHETGGVPSPSPDESAGLAWSSENDFRAPPPPPRKPVGESAEAQGEPETATQSWSTVWSRAAALLLIGVGLATVIIVASLVLTTKKTTTANAPPVSTAPATTSPLIAESITSTPAQDEEYIRSLNDRGISFSNPKEAVLNGKTVCQNISAGSTVQAVVTDFQTANPTYAGVANAYVAISVRTYCPQFNDLVVGM
- a CDS encoding patatin-like phospholipase family protein, with the protein product MEIRIADTIRNRLIKRGAPPDEIDALPESDEIALDALDELDGIDGIDEIDEETRETDAALDTVDLPTVDPALLLQKMESRLVRHNLANPDVLSSEDLRKLRYILNFARLADFEPGAAGPGGSRGRGDVSVGAEVAPWRSRVIDTLFGPLREEPDPVTALKAARDTLAVLEPEQNDQRQVLIERHANDFSAHELDSEVGYKKLVTVLGGGGGAGFVYIGGMQRLLEIGQVPDYMVGSSFGSIMGSLVARELPVPIDDYVAWAKSVSYRAILGPERLRRRHGLAGLFALRFDKFANPLLSREDGERMRMSDLAIPLDVVIAGVRRQPYAKLPSRFRHPELAALQLRSLPFRPIGMGPLVAARMWQVAAFIDLRVVKPIVVSGDDPDLDFDVVDAASFSSAIPGVLHHESSDPRMVPLLDQLCADRGIAAIVDGGAASNVPVELAWKRVRDGRLGTRNACYLAFDCFHPQWDSRHMWLAPITQAIQLQIVRNLPYVDHLVRFEPTLSAINLAPSATAIDRACQWGRNSVEQAIPVVTALLQPTWWEGDRPPLAEPAVHAKSVAPSMSSVMAAIQAPTSRLKRWRDRHLT
- a CDS encoding SPFH domain-containing protein; amino-acid sequence: MTWQILFFVIGLIVAGVAGLFWLLNRGDGGGAAARTVTIGALVVAVLSFLLGCFVIVGTRQIAIVTTFGRPSGVSLNNGFHAKFPWQMTHQMDGAVQIDKYVKVGSHDERIMVRLGNQSTAWADVSIRWQLKQAAAPELFQQYKTFDNVRVNLIERNLSVALNEVFAAFNPLDPQNLDVSPLPGLARRAADIMRKDVSGQVDIFDVNVPTIQYDQGTEDKINQLNQQRAQTSIAQESQRTAEAQAKANEILSRSISNDPNVVVQNCITAAINKGISPLGCWPGTSALPTVPVPGR
- a CDS encoding DUF4267 domain-containing protein; protein product: MSIDRAALIAGSIRLASGISFLVDPVRANRLWGGGSEESSPTAQLLLRSMGYRDALIGGLLTTAALRGKNTRGWFLASGGADAADLLGGLSVHSELKPAQRVIGLGGAVVGIGVGLWGAARPTTRRDQRALSDTVSGDE